In Flavobacterium sp. CBA20B-1, one DNA window encodes the following:
- a CDS encoding inorganic phosphate transporter, whose translation MELFDLLSNLNVSGAWLLLVIIVLALGFDYINGFHDAANSIATIVTTRVLTPFQAVLWAAAFNFAAYFISLYIIGEFKIGNTIAKSVNEQFITLEVIFAGLIAAILWNLATWKLGIPSSSSHTLIGGFMGAAIAHAGGININGEDVIVYAKVVPIFLFIFGAPFLGMILAYFITVAIMWICRKAQPHRAEKWFKRLQLVSSALFSLGHGGNDAQKVMGIIGAAVISFHMGLPDELNPYGAIENAERFKYFVSHWGWVPLASFFFIGLGTMSGGWKIVKTMGSKITKVTPLEGVAAETAGAVALYITEHLGIPVSTTHTITGSIIGVGITKRVSAVRWGVTISLLWAWILTIPVSALVAMGIYHLVHLFI comes from the coding sequence ATGGAGCTATTTGACTTACTATCAAACCTTAATGTAAGTGGTGCCTGGCTTTTACTAGTAATTATTGTTTTAGCTTTAGGTTTCGATTATATTAATGGGTTTCACGATGCAGCAAACTCTATTGCTACCATTGTAACAACACGTGTATTAACTCCGTTTCAGGCGGTTTTATGGGCTGCTGCGTTTAATTTTGCGGCATATTTTATATCGCTTTACATCATTGGCGAATTTAAGATTGGTAACACTATTGCCAAATCGGTCAACGAACAATTTATTACCCTCGAAGTGATTTTTGCGGGACTAATAGCAGCTATACTCTGGAATTTGGCTACATGGAAGTTGGGAATTCCCTCTTCTTCCTCACACACATTGATTGGTGGTTTTATGGGTGCTGCCATTGCGCATGCAGGCGGAATCAACATAAATGGTGAAGATGTAATTGTATATGCTAAAGTAGTTCCGATTTTTTTATTCATTTTCGGAGCTCCGTTTTTAGGAATGATACTTGCTTACTTTATAACCGTTGCTATTATGTGGATTTGCCGCAAAGCACAACCGCACCGCGCCGAAAAATGGTTCAAACGTTTGCAACTAGTATCTTCTGCATTATTCAGCTTGGGGCACGGTGGAAATGATGCCCAAAAAGTAATGGGTATTATTGGTGCGGCTGTTATAAGTTTTCACATGGGACTGCCCGATGAATTAAACCCTTACGGAGCTATTGAAAATGCAGAACGCTTTAAATATTTTGTTTCGCATTGGGGTTGGGTACCTTTAGCATCGTTCTTTTTTATTGGTTTAGGAACCATGAGTGGCGGTTGGAAAATTGTGAAAACAATGGGCTCAAAAATCACCAAAGTTACTCCATTAGAAGGAGTTGCTGCTGAAACTGCGGGTGCTGTTGCTTTATATATTACGGAGCATTTAGGTATTCCGGTTTCTACCACCCACACCATTACAGGTTCCATTATTGGAGTTGGTATCACAAAAAGGGTATCAGCTGTGCGTTGGGGTGTTACAATATCATTGCTTTGGGCATGGATTTTAACAATTCCGGTGTCTGCATTAGTTGCGATGGGAATTTATCATTTGGTTCATTTATTTATATAA
- a CDS encoding DUF47 domain-containing protein: MTLNSIFQFLVPKDKKFYPLFEEAANKIKLLSETLHEAVNLPANDREKLLKEVEILKSEIEQIVQTTRIELERNFITPFDREDINNLMTAVDEIADHLSDAASRMRLYQIDRVTKPLRKLTEANLEACNEVAKCIYHIKDMKNLKAITEGCKVILRLERKADKVFDKAVADIFENETNVVDIIKYKEVMDALETATDSCRRVANVLETITVKYS; encoded by the coding sequence ATGACTTTAAATTCAATTTTTCAATTTTTAGTTCCAAAGGATAAAAAGTTTTACCCTTTGTTTGAAGAAGCTGCTAATAAAATTAAATTATTATCAGAAACATTGCACGAAGCGGTAAACTTACCAGCTAACGACAGAGAAAAACTTTTAAAAGAAGTAGAGATTTTAAAATCTGAAATTGAACAAATTGTTCAAACCACCCGTATTGAATTAGAAAGAAACTTTATTACCCCTTTTGATAGAGAAGATATTAACAACTTAATGACTGCGGTTGACGAAATTGCCGATCATTTGAGCGATGCTGCCTCTCGTATGCGTTTGTATCAAATTGATAGAGTTACCAAACCGTTGCGCAAACTTACTGAAGCGAATTTAGAAGCTTGTAACGAAGTTGCGAAGTGTATTTACCATATTAAAGACATGAAAAACCTGAAAGCAATTACCGAAGGTTGTAAAGTAATTTTACGCTTGGAACGTAAAGCAGATAAAGTTTTTGACAAGGCTGTTGCCGATATTTTTGAAAATGAAACCAATGTGGTTGATATAATTAAGTATAAAGAGGTGATGGATGCTTTGGAAACTGCAACAGACAGTTGTCGCCGAGTAGCCAACGTTTTAGAAACGATTACTGTTAAGTATTCCTAA
- a CDS encoding acyl-CoA carboxylase subunit beta yields MDLNFNKNEDHNKLLLSELKHKLAKVHKGGGEKRIAKLHEQGKMTARERIDYLFDKDAASIEIGAFVGDGMYEEHGGCPSGGVVVKIGYVNGKQVIVVANDATVKAGAWFPITGKKNLRAQEIAIENRLPIIYLVDSAGVYLPMQDEIFPDKENFGRIFRNNAIMSSMGITQIAAVMGSCVAGGAYLPIMSDEALIVDKTGSIFLAGSYLVKAAIGESIDNETLGGATTHTEISGVTDYKAKDDKDCLDTIRNIVGKMGDYDKAGFNRVDSKKPALDPNEIYGILPKSRGEQYDTMEIIKRLVDDSEFDEYKAGYGQTIITGYARIDGWAVGIVANQRKVVKTTGAKTKPSEMQFGGVIYSDSADKATRFIANCNQKKIPLVFLQDVTGFMVGSKSEHGGIIKDGAKMVNAVSNSVVPKFTVIMGNSYGAGNYAMCGKAYDPRFFLAWPSAELAVMGGAQAAKVLLQIEASSLKAKGEELTPEKEAELFDKIKAKYDAQTSPYYAAARLWTDAIIDPLETRQWISMGIEAANHAPIEKQFNLGVIQV; encoded by the coding sequence ATGGATCTAAACTTCAATAAAAACGAAGATCACAATAAATTACTGTTATCAGAATTAAAACACAAATTAGCCAAAGTACACAAAGGCGGAGGCGAAAAAAGAATTGCTAAGTTGCATGAGCAAGGCAAAATGACAGCTCGCGAACGCATTGATTATTTATTTGATAAAGATGCAGCATCCATTGAAATTGGTGCTTTTGTGGGTGATGGCATGTATGAAGAGCACGGCGGTTGTCCTTCGGGTGGTGTCGTAGTGAAAATTGGCTACGTGAATGGCAAGCAAGTGATTGTGGTGGCAAATGATGCTACTGTGAAAGCGGGTGCTTGGTTTCCAATTACAGGTAAAAAGAATTTACGTGCGCAAGAAATTGCCATTGAAAACCGCTTGCCAATTATTTATTTGGTTGATTCTGCCGGAGTTTATCTGCCTATGCAAGATGAAATTTTTCCTGATAAAGAAAATTTCGGACGTATTTTTCGCAACAATGCCATTATGTCGTCTATGGGAATCACCCAAATTGCAGCCGTAATGGGAAGTTGTGTTGCTGGTGGCGCTTATTTGCCAATTATGAGCGATGAAGCTTTGATTGTTGATAAAACCGGATCGATCTTTTTAGCAGGATCTTATTTGGTAAAAGCAGCCATTGGTGAATCAATCGATAATGAAACCTTAGGCGGAGCCACCACACATACCGAAATTTCGGGTGTTACCGATTATAAAGCCAAAGACGATAAAGATTGTTTGGATACCATCCGAAACATTGTGGGAAAAATGGGCGATTACGATAAAGCAGGGTTTAACAGAGTTGATTCAAAGAAACCGGCTTTAGATCCAAACGAAATTTATGGAATTTTGCCGAAATCTCGTGGCGAGCAATACGATACCATGGAAATCATTAAACGTTTGGTTGATGATTCTGAATTCGATGAATATAAAGCTGGCTACGGACAAACCATTATTACCGGTTATGCGCGCATTGATGGCTGGGCGGTTGGTATTGTTGCCAATCAGCGTAAGGTTGTAAAAACGACCGGAGCTAAAACCAAGCCGAGCGAAATGCAGTTTGGTGGTGTAATTTATTCCGATTCTGCCGATAAAGCAACTCGTTTTATTGCAAATTGCAATCAAAAGAAAATTCCGTTGGTTTTCTTGCAAGATGTTACCGGTTTTATGGTGGGATCTAAATCGGAACACGGCGGTATCATTAAAGACGGAGCCAAAATGGTAAACGCAGTAAGTAATTCTGTTGTGCCTAAATTCACAGTGATTATGGGGAATTCGTACGGAGCAGGAAACTATGCCATGTGTGGTAAAGCCTATGATCCACGTTTCTTCTTGGCTTGGCCAAGTGCCGAATTAGCGGTAATGGGCGGTGCGCAAGCAGCTAAAGTTTTGTTGCAAATCGAAGCCTCGTCATTAAAAGCAAAAGGTGAGGAGTTAACTCCGGAAAAAGAAGCAGAATTGTTCGATAAAATCAAAGCGAAATACGATGCTCAAACATCTCCCTATTACGCAGCAGCTCGTTTGTGGACTGATGCCATTATTGATCCGTTAGAAACCCGCCAATGGATTTCTATGGGTATTGAAGCTGCTAACCATGCACCGATAGAAAAACAGTTTAATTTAGGTGTGATTCAAGTATAA
- a CDS encoding RNA polymerase sigma factor, protein MDEHLINQCRKMDRTSQRKVYELLAPRLYIVCKRYLKQDIEIEEALADAFYTIFTKMDQLKENAAFEAWAKKIVINQCLLTIRRKTDRPIYVDDMAVQPFAAEENDTLLNEQDVLKLLDYLPQGAKNIFCLFAIEGYSHKEIAEQLNVSEGTSKSQLNVARTKLKELIELYFNQTPESYGKSR, encoded by the coding sequence ATGGATGAACATTTAATAAACCAATGCAGAAAAATGGATCGCACATCGCAACGGAAGGTGTACGAACTGTTGGCTCCCAGATTATATATCGTGTGCAAAAGATATTTAAAGCAAGATATTGAAATAGAGGAAGCTTTGGCAGATGCCTTTTACACCATTTTCACAAAGATGGATCAACTAAAAGAAAATGCTGCTTTTGAGGCTTGGGCAAAGAAAATCGTGATTAATCAGTGTTTACTGACCATTCGCAGAAAAACCGATCGACCAATTTATGTGGATGATATGGCAGTACAGCCTTTCGCGGCTGAAGAAAACGACACCTTGCTGAATGAACAAGATGTATTGAAGCTGCTCGATTATTTGCCACAAGGTGCAAAAAACATTTTTTGCTTGTTTGCTATCGAAGGCTACTCGCACAAAGAAATTGCCGAACAATTGAATGTTTCAGAAGGAACATCTAAATCGCAACTCAACGTGGCTCGTACCAAACTCAAAGAATTAATAGAATTGTATTTTAACCAAACACCTGAAAGCTATGGAAAATCAAGATAA
- a CDS encoding vWA domain-containing protein has protein sequence MENQDKNIDKYFRKLSEEKAPQAFPNMDEVWDKIEQKLDQKETKKVIPYWKYAGIAAALLVFVSVGIQFIKNNPQKEDLPAVNEQRMVIDEYKGKEILNEEKTSQKDIYAFEEVVKEDETNAEQKKKEFLPKKEAVSNASKSVANDIKFQEVEAKSDHKVKNELTSQKEFNEATFSGREADGSYDSVRSRSYQTSVADKGSQGITRKNNDDELGEIVVDSYRTTSKKAANTAVSTVTSKTIEGRPNASIIQTLQGQVPGLNIATGYGQPDSSNTTVVLRGIGSVSTGEEPLYVIDGMPATSAQFRALNPNDIESVTVLKDSGATAIYGNRGANGVIKIDTQQTDQSKKRKSRKQRKKEALQIQEALKTIQPIEVDSESYESYQENLFESSHTNPVSTFSIDVDNAAYTNIRRFINNGQKVPKDAVRVEEMINFFKYDYSKPTDSHPFSINTEYSDSPWNKNHKLLKIGLQGKEIPSNELPKSNFVFLVDVSGSMDDVNKLPLLKESMKVLLNELRSDDRVSIVYYASGVGVLLEPTKASEKSKIINAIDNMRAGGGTSGAAGLDLAYEMAEKHFIKDRNNRIILATDGDFNIGKSSDKEMQELIEEKRKSGVFLTCLGFGMGNYKDSKMITLSKKGNGNYAYIDNIQEANRFLGKEFKGSMYAIAKDVKIQIEFNPAHVQAYRLIGYEMRKLRNEDFTNDAIDAGELGSGHTVTALYEVIPTGVKSDFYQQPTELKYTENKVSGTYQNELATVKFRYKNPKESNSIEMVQPIENKSTDLKNASADFKFASSVAWFGLKLRDSKLITDKESKHIIELATQGIHNDKQGYKAEFIRLVESVK, from the coding sequence ATGGAAAATCAAGATAAAAATATAGATAAGTACTTCCGCAAGCTGTCGGAAGAAAAAGCACCCCAAGCATTCCCGAATATGGATGAGGTTTGGGATAAAATCGAACAGAAATTAGATCAAAAAGAAACTAAAAAAGTAATTCCTTATTGGAAATATGCCGGAATTGCAGCGGCTTTGCTGGTTTTTGTTTCGGTAGGTATTCAGTTTATAAAAAACAACCCTCAAAAAGAAGATTTACCTGCCGTAAACGAGCAACGCATGGTGATTGATGAATATAAAGGCAAAGAAATTCTCAATGAAGAAAAAACATCACAAAAAGACATTTACGCTTTTGAAGAGGTTGTAAAAGAGGATGAAACAAATGCTGAACAGAAGAAAAAGGAGTTTCTGCCTAAAAAAGAAGCTGTTTCAAACGCATCTAAATCAGTTGCAAACGATATTAAGTTTCAAGAAGTTGAAGCTAAAAGTGATCATAAAGTTAAAAATGAACTAACAAGCCAGAAAGAGTTTAACGAAGCAACTTTTTCAGGCAGAGAAGCCGATGGGTCTTACGATTCCGTTCGATCAAGAAGTTATCAAACAAGTGTTGCAGATAAAGGCTCTCAAGGAATTACTAGAAAAAATAATGATGATGAATTAGGAGAGATTGTAGTTGACAGTTACCGTACAACATCTAAAAAAGCAGCAAACACAGCCGTAAGCACCGTAACATCAAAAACAATCGAAGGTCGCCCCAATGCATCGATTATTCAAACATTACAAGGACAAGTTCCGGGTTTGAATATTGCTACAGGTTATGGTCAGCCTGATTCAAGTAATACTACTGTTGTTTTAAGGGGAATTGGATCTGTAAGTACTGGTGAAGAACCTTTGTATGTGATCGATGGAATGCCTGCAACTTCTGCACAATTCCGCGCTTTAAATCCGAATGATATCGAAAGTGTAACTGTTTTAAAAGATTCAGGCGCAACGGCTATTTATGGAAATCGTGGTGCAAATGGTGTTATTAAAATTGACACACAGCAAACCGATCAATCCAAAAAAAGAAAAAGCAGAAAACAACGTAAAAAAGAAGCATTGCAGATTCAGGAAGCTTTAAAAACCATTCAACCCATCGAAGTTGATTCGGAATCCTATGAATCGTATCAGGAAAATCTGTTTGAAAGCAGCCACACAAATCCGGTTTCCACTTTCTCTATTGATGTGGACAATGCGGCATACACCAACATCCGCAGATTCATTAACAACGGACAGAAAGTACCGAAAGACGCGGTGCGTGTGGAAGAAATGATCAACTTTTTTAAGTATGATTATTCAAAACCAACAGACAGTCATCCGTTTTCAATCAACACCGAATACAGCGATTCGCCTTGGAACAAAAATCATAAACTATTAAAAATTGGCTTACAAGGAAAAGAAATTCCATCAAACGAATTGCCAAAATCTAATTTCGTATTCTTGGTAGATGTTTCCGGTTCGATGGATGATGTAAACAAACTACCGCTTTTAAAGGAATCAATGAAAGTTTTGTTGAATGAATTGCGCAGTGACGACCGGGTTTCAATTGTGTATTATGCAAGCGGAGTAGGGGTTTTGTTAGAACCAACAAAGGCTTCAGAAAAAAGCAAAATCATCAATGCAATTGATAATATGCGTGCCGGCGGAGGAACATCGGGTGCTGCAGGTTTGGATTTGGCATACGAAATGGCCGAGAAGCATTTTATTAAAGATAGAAACAATCGTATTATTCTAGCAACCGATGGCGATTTTAATATTGGCAAATCATCCGACAAAGAAATGCAAGAATTAATCGAAGAAAAACGTAAAAGTGGTGTGTTTTTAACCTGTCTAGGTTTTGGAATGGGCAATTATAAAGACAGCAAAATGATAACGCTTTCTAAAAAAGGCAACGGAAATTATGCATATATCGATAACATTCAGGAAGCCAACCGATTTTTAGGCAAAGAATTTAAAGGCAGCATGTATGCCATTGCAAAAGACGTGAAAATTCAGATTGAATTTAATCCAGCACATGTTCAGGCATACCGACTAATTGGTTATGAAATGCGCAAATTGCGAAACGAAGATTTTACCAACGACGCCATTGATGCAGGCGAATTAGGAAGCGGACATACGGTTACGGCACTTTACGAAGTAATTCCAACCGGTGTAAAAAGCGATTTTTACCAACAACCAACCGAGTTGAAATATACCGAAAACAAGGTTTCCGGAACTTATCAAAACGAATTGGCAACAGTGAAATTTCGTTACAAAAATCCCAAAGAAAGCAACAGCATTGAGATGGTCCAACCCATTGAAAATAAATCAACCGATTTAAAAAATGCGTCTGCCGATTTTAAATTTGCTTCTTCGGTAGCTTGGTTCGGCTTGAAATTGCGCGATTCCAAACTGATAACCGATAAAGAAAGTAAACACATTATAGAACTTGCCACACAAGGAATTCATAATGATAAACAAGGATACAAAGCCGAATTTATTCGATTGGTAGAAAGTGTGAAATAG
- a CDS encoding DHA2 family efflux MFS transporter permease subunit, whose translation MIKENPSPYEKYLPLVAAVAMFMQSLDGTILNTSLPSIAADMNYSPLEMQSVIVSYTLTLALFIPLSGWLSDKFGTKRMFMFAVFLFTLGSFFCAIAVDLLTLNLSRILQAIGGSMMVPIARLAILYQYPRNQLLKIMNYITIPGLLGLVVGPSLGGFLSDNFSWHWIFLVNLPVGALGMFLAFKIMPNFKNTVGKFDVLGLIYFSTALVLVTFALEVSSVGINHYSLVLGLVAAAALLFVLYYKHFKKTPKPIIDLNLFKIRTLRIGLLGSLITRFGISGLPFLLPLMMQVGFGFSASKAGMMLLPSALTTIAVKPWIVPLVKRFGYRNILISNTLFLAGIIFVFSFMQKDTPLLYYILLMIAYGAFTSIQMTAMNTISLADLNDDHASGGNSLLAIMQQLSISFGISIAALVLAFYKDKMDFYHGDLVTAFHLTLITLAVLTALSSLTFTKLKKGDGQKMSG comes from the coding sequence ATGATCAAAGAAAACCCATCGCCTTACGAAAAATATTTGCCCTTGGTTGCAGCCGTAGCCATGTTTATGCAGTCGTTAGACGGTACCATACTCAACACCTCTTTGCCAAGCATCGCTGCCGATATGAATTATTCGCCTTTAGAAATGCAATCGGTAATTGTGAGTTATACGCTCACGTTGGCTTTGTTTATACCGCTTTCGGGCTGGCTTTCTGATAAATTCGGAACTAAACGAATGTTTATGTTTGCCGTATTTTTGTTTACGTTGGGATCTTTCTTTTGTGCGATAGCTGTTGATCTACTTACATTGAACCTATCGCGAATTCTTCAGGCTATCGGCGGATCTATGATGGTTCCCATTGCCCGTTTGGCGATTTTGTATCAGTATCCGCGAAATCAATTACTGAAAATAATGAACTACATCACCATTCCGGGATTGTTAGGTTTAGTTGTTGGTCCGAGTTTAGGCGGATTTTTATCGGATAACTTCTCATGGCATTGGATTTTTTTAGTGAATTTACCTGTGGGTGCTTTGGGTATGTTTTTAGCCTTTAAAATCATGCCGAATTTTAAAAACACGGTGGGCAAGTTTGATGTTTTAGGATTGATTTATTTCAGCACCGCATTGGTATTGGTAACTTTTGCATTGGAAGTAAGCAGTGTAGGTATCAATCACTATTCATTGGTTTTAGGCTTGGTTGCAGCAGCTGCTTTGTTGTTTGTGCTTTATTACAAACATTTCAAAAAAACACCTAAACCCATTATCGATTTGAACCTTTTTAAAATTCGAACCTTGCGAATTGGTTTATTGGGCAGTTTAATAACCCGATTCGGAATCAGCGGATTACCCTTTTTATTACCCTTAATGATGCAGGTTGGCTTTGGCTTTTCCGCGTCAAAAGCAGGAATGATGCTGTTGCCATCGGCATTAACAACCATTGCCGTAAAACCATGGATTGTACCTTTAGTAAAACGTTTTGGATACCGAAATATTTTAATAAGCAACACTTTGTTTTTGGCGGGAATTATCTTTGTTTTTAGTTTTATGCAAAAAGATACACCGCTACTATATTATATTTTGCTGATGATTGCTTACGGAGCCTTTACATCGATACAAATGACCGCGATGAACACCATTTCGCTAGCCGATTTAAACGATGATCATGCAAGTGGCGGTAACAGTTTGTTGGCAATTATGCAGCAATTATCAATAAGTTTCGGAATATCTATTGCCGCATTGGTTTTAGCTTTCTATAAAGATAAAATGGATTTTTACCACGGCGATTTAGTTACTGCTTTTCATTTAACCTTAATAACCTTGGCGGTTTTAACAGCATTATCAAGTTTAACGTTTACCAAACTTAAAAAAGGTGATGGGCAGAAAATGTCGGGGTAA
- a CDS encoding acyl-CoA reductase, which produces MILEDKKKAFIQLGHFLKQFATTPYQQNPEVLCNELFFEPFIGLINQLHYSNSWFKREQLEFAFKSWSDALTNDNLTKWLAAYDFQEEPLKTIGLVLAGNIPMVGFHDILSVLLSGNKALIKLSSNDALLIPVLLKYLETVEPELKNRYEITKDKLENFDAVIATGSDNTARYFDYYFGKYPNIIRKNRNSVAVLNGNESKEDLIALSEDIFRYYGLGCRNVSKLFVPKDYNFDNFFEGMFSQKDIIDDDKYANNYDYNKAVFLMSNFNLLDNGFMTIKEDTGYTSPISSVFYEFYDDINEVKKRLNTDKEKIQCIVSNNLVENSIAFGTTQTPQLWDYADNVDTMKFLLSL; this is translated from the coding sequence ATGATTTTAGAAGATAAAAAAAAGGCTTTTATACAATTGGGGCACTTTTTAAAACAATTTGCTACGACACCCTACCAACAAAACCCAGAAGTGTTGTGCAACGAATTGTTTTTTGAGCCGTTTATTGGTCTAATTAACCAATTACACTACAGCAACAGCTGGTTTAAACGCGAACAACTGGAATTTGCATTCAAATCGTGGAGCGATGCGTTAACAAACGATAATTTAACCAAATGGCTCGCTGCATATGATTTTCAGGAAGAACCTTTAAAAACAATAGGATTGGTGTTAGCTGGAAACATTCCAATGGTGGGTTTTCACGACATTTTATCAGTGTTGCTATCGGGCAATAAGGCATTAATCAAATTATCTTCAAACGATGCGTTGTTGATTCCTGTTTTGTTGAAATACCTTGAAACAGTTGAACCCGAGCTTAAAAATCGATATGAAATTACAAAAGATAAACTGGAAAATTTTGATGCAGTAATTGCCACAGGAAGCGATAATACGGCACGTTATTTTGATTATTATTTTGGAAAATATCCGAACATTATCCGTAAAAACCGAAATTCGGTTGCAGTTTTAAACGGCAATGAATCAAAAGAAGATTTAATTGCTTTAAGCGAAGATATTTTCAGGTATTACGGTTTGGGCTGCAGAAATGTATCGAAACTTTTTGTGCCAAAAGATTATAATTTTGACAACTTTTTCGAAGGAATGTTCTCTCAAAAAGATATAATCGATGACGATAAATACGCCAATAATTACGATTATAACAAAGCTGTTTTTTTAATGAGCAATTTTAATTTGCTAGACAACGGTTTTATGACAATTAAAGAAGACACAGGATACACCTCTCCTATTTCATCGGTTTTTTATGAGTTTTATGATGATATAAACGAGGTTAAAAAACGATTAAATACCGATAAGGAAAAAATTCAATGCATTGTATCAAATAATTTAGTTGAAAACAGTATTGCATTTGGAACCACACAAACCCCACAACTTTGGGATTATGCAGATAATGTGGATACAATGAAATTTTTGTTATCTTTATAA
- a CDS encoding 4Fe-4S dicluster domain-containing protein yields the protein MAIIITDECINCGACEPECPNTAIYEGADDWRWKDGTKLSGKVILPDGSEVDAEDAQTPISDDIYYIVPGKCTECKGFHEEPQCAAVCPVDCCVPDENHVESEEVLLERQAFLHNE from the coding sequence ATGGCAATTATAATAACCGATGAATGTATAAATTGTGGTGCCTGCGAGCCAGAGTGCCCAAATACAGCAATATATGAAGGTGCCGACGATTGGCGTTGGAAAGATGGTACAAAATTAAGCGGAAAAGTGATTTTACCAGACGGTTCGGAAGTAGATGCAGAAGATGCACAAACACCAATTTCTGACGATATTTATTACATTGTTCCTGGAAAATGTACCGAGTGTAAAGGTTTTCACGAAGAGCCGCAATGTGCAGCTGTTTGCCCAGTTGATTGTTGTGTGCCCGATGAAAACCATGTGGAAAGTGAAGAAGTGTTACTTGAAAGACAAGCTTTTTTACATAACGAATAG
- a CDS encoding META domain-containing protein yields MKKVFVFLTLASLIVSCAVKKEIKEDQSVLNGNWELASASFSKDLAKDFKEGLPTLTFESAENLSVYGYDGCNRINGKATLKKNQEISFPADFISTMMACEKVKSDDYRKALSQATSYELKHNVLILKSDSGEMKFHKVTLNGNWYLDKIYVGKIKAADLYPYKKPFIKIDINQPVFSGNTACNAINGQLLMYQNTMKFNHITSTKMFCDGVNEKVFTDALEKVTHYKLEGTRLILLEKEKKIMELVQQYE; encoded by the coding sequence ATGAAAAAAGTTTTTGTGTTTTTAACGCTAGCAAGCCTTATTGTATCTTGTGCGGTTAAAAAAGAGATTAAAGAAGATCAATCGGTTTTAAATGGAAATTGGGAACTTGCCAGTGCGAGTTTTAGTAAAGATTTAGCGAAAGATTTTAAAGAAGGATTGCCCACTTTGACTTTTGAAAGTGCTGAAAATTTATCAGTTTACGGATACGATGGTTGCAACAGAATTAACGGAAAAGCGACTTTGAAGAAAAACCAAGAAATTAGTTTTCCTGCTGATTTTATTTCGACCATGATGGCGTGTGAAAAAGTGAAAAGTGATGACTACAGAAAAGCTTTGTCGCAAGCTACTTCGTATGAATTAAAACATAATGTGTTGATTTTAAAATCAGACAGTGGCGAAATGAAATTCCACAAAGTAACGTTGAACGGAAACTGGTATTTAGATAAAATTTATGTCGGAAAAATTAAAGCAGCCGATTTGTATCCCTACAAAAAACCTTTTATTAAGATTGATATCAACCAACCGGTTTTTTCAGGAAACACAGCTTGCAATGCAATCAATGGGCAGTTGTTAATGTATCAAAACACTATGAAATTTAACCATATCACATCAACTAAAATGTTTTGCGATGGTGTAAACGAAAAGGTTTTTACTGATGCTTTAGAAAAAGTCACGCATTATAAATTAGAAGGAACGCGCCTGATTTTATTAGAAAAAGAAAAGAAAATAATGGAACTGGTGCAGCAGTATGAATAA